The following coding sequences lie in one Apium graveolens cultivar Ventura chromosome 3, ASM990537v1, whole genome shotgun sequence genomic window:
- the LOC141712204 gene encoding LOW QUALITY PROTEIN: protein DETOXIFICATION 27-like (The sequence of the model RefSeq protein was modified relative to this genomic sequence to represent the inferred CDS: substituted 2 bases at 2 genomic stop codons), protein MSTNGRVEEAKIPLLDYASTKDIVESGYKDEDEIKIQEKVWIESKKLWRVAGPAIFSRIASFSMFVITQAFAGHLGDLELAAISISTNVILGFDFGLMLGMASALETLCGQAYGAKDYRMLGIYLQRSFIVLFVVSLLLLPVFFLAAPLLKLLGQPDDVAELCGVVSLCLIPLHFSFVFQFPLQRFLQSQLKNIVIAWVSLGALILHVLLTWLIVYKFQLGVIGTALSMNISWGIIPIVLYIYTSCGGCPLSWNGFSVEAFAGLWEFLKLSASSGVMLCLENWYYRILIVMTGNLKNAKIAVDALSICMSINGWELMIPLAFFAATGVRVSNELGAGNGKGAKFATIVAVSTSTLIGLMFWLLIMIFHNELALIFSSSQEVLEAVNKLSILLAFTILLNSVQPILSGVAVGSGWQSYVAYINLGCYYLIGLPLGIAMGWVFDQGVMGIWAGMIFGGTFIQTLILALITIRCDWEKEAEKAVVHVKKWSGRXXQQLTNHQPPHQGAIDDNYLAIQSLSSSTP, encoded by the exons atgtctACTAATGGCAGAGTGGAGGAAGCAAAAATACCACTTTTAGATTATGCATCCACCAAAGATATAGTAGAAAGTGGTTACAAGGATGAAGATGAAATAAAAATACAAGAAAAGGTTTGGATCGAATCAAAGAAGCTATGGCGCGTAGCTGGTCCAGCTATCTTTAGCCGCATAGCTAGCTTCTCCATGTTTGTCATCACCCAGGCCTTTGCAGGGCATCTTGGTGATCTTGAGCTTGCTGCTATCTCTATTTCTACCAATGTTATTCTTGGTTTCGACTTTGGCCTCATG TTGGGCATGGCAAGTGCTTTAGAGACTCTATGTGGCCAAGCATACGGAGCCAAAGATTATCGAATGCTGGGAATATATCTGCAACGTTCTTTTATAGTTCTGTTCGTTGTTTCTCTACTACTACTGCCTGTGTTCTTCTTAGCGGCTCCACTTCTGAAACTACTGGGGCAACCTGATGATGTCGCGGAGCTATGCGGAGTTGTGTCTCTGTGTTTAATTCCTCTGCACTTCAGCTTTGTTTTCCAGTTTCCATTGCAAAGATTTTTGCAGAGCCAGCTGAAGAACATAGTCATAGCTTGGGTGTCTCTTGGAGCTCTAATATTGCACGTGCTTTTGACATGGTTGATTGTTTATAAATTTCAACTTGGAGTAATTGGAACTGCTCTTAGTATGAATATATCTTGGGGTATTATTCCTATCGTTCTCTATATATATACTAGCTGTGGTGGCTGCCCTCTTTCCTGGAATGGATTCTCCGTAGAAGCATTTGCTGGTCTTTGGGAATTCCTTAAACTCTCTGCTTCTTCCGGCGTCATGCTTTG CTTGGAAAATTGGTACTACAGAATACTAATAGTGATGACAGGAAACTTAAAGAATGCAAAGATTGCAGTTGATGCTTTGTCAATTTG TATGTCAATCAATGGATGGGAGTTGATGATACCTCTCGCTTTCTTTGCAGCAACAGG AGTACGAGTTTCTAATGAGTTGGGAGCAGGCAATGGAAAAGGAGCCAAATTTGCTACCATTGTCGCAGTTTCAACATCAACACTAATCGGTCTCATGTTCTGGTTACTTATTATGATCTTCCATAATGAACTAGCCTTAATTTTCTCATCTAGCCAAGAAGTACTTGAAGCTGTTAACAAACTCTCCATTCTCTTAGCATTTACCATCCTCCTCAACAGTGTTCAGCCAATTCTTTCCG GGGTTGCTGTCGGATCTGGATGGCAATCTTATGTGGCATATATAAATTTAGGTTGCTATTATCTCATCGGACTTCCTCTCGGAATCGCAATGGGATGGGTTTTTGATCAAGGAGTTATG GGTATCTGGGCAGGAATGATATTCGGCGGTACTTTCATTCAGACTTTGATTTTAGCTCTCATTACCATTCGATGTGACTGGGAAAAAGAG GCAGAGAAAGCTGTGGTACATGTAAAGAAGTGGTCAGGCAGATGATAACAGCAACTGACAAATCACCAACCACCGCACCAAGGTGCCATTGATGATAACTACCTAGCCATTCAATCACTGTCCTCGTCCACACCTTGA